AGACGGAATCTGGCTTCTCCTTCATGACGCCAGAAAAACCATATGACCTCGTGCAAGTAGAGGGACGTTTTGCCACTCATATGTCGCATTTGCAGAGCGCGATTTTCCCAATCGGTCAAGGCAAGGTCATACAGGAGCAAACAGAGGAAGAAGGACAGCAGGTCTATATCGCCGACAATGGACGATTGCGGATCAAAGCTGCTCCAGATTTTGCTCCGACGCTATACTCGCTTACAAGCAATGGGCAGGAGTGGCTGGACAGCGCATTCCCTGAACGGAAGCCGAAATCTTGGTGGAATCCGTGGACAGGTGGAATCGGCAACTATATGGAGGAGTTAAGCGCGTTTTCACTGGTTAAGGAAGAGCGTACTGCTTCCTTTGTCGAGCTAATCGACAACAAGCAAAATGCGTGGCAGGGAATTAAGGTGAGCTACCATGTGAAAAAGCAGGAGAAGTATCGCGGGTTGACTTGCCATCAGTATTACTTACTGCTGCCAGGAGTACCTGTCCTCTGTCATACCGTAGCGATCGAGCAGAATACCGGAACGTACTTTGCTGGCAAGGAATTAGCCACTGACATCTTTTTGCAGCCAGGAACCGAGGACGAGGCGGTATGGCTGAAAACCATCGGTACGAATGGCGAGGAGCTCAGCTACAAGCTGGCACAAGGTGAATTGGATGTCCTTGAAGTATCCGATTATGTCCTAGGGCGAGCTTCCTGCAAGGATCAGATGCATATCGTTACTGACCTCGATACTGCGGACCTCCAAGTATACGCAAACAAGGAAGTGGCCGTAGCTTCTGTCATACGCGAACTGAATCTACCAAACAACAGCACTACCTTTACTCCGCCTGTCTTTTTCCTGTTTGCCGACAACACGCTTCCATCCAATGCCTTGTCTGACTTACGGGCGATACGCTTTGCCAAATAAGGGAGGGCTTCCCAATGAAAATCATTGATGCGCACATGCATTTATCCCATATCGAGGAATTCAAGCGGACGGCGGCAGAAAAGTCGTTTGTCGATTACTCCGTCGCTGGTCTCTTGCAAGAATATGCCGAGAACGGCGTGGTCCTTGGGATAGGCATGGGCTTAACAGAGACTCAGCCAGACGGCTTCCCCGATGTGGAAGCTGTCACTCCCATGGGACTAGACCTGACAGACGAGTTGCCGCCACAGTTCGTCTATTGCCTGGGAATCAACCCGTTCAAGCTGGATGAAGCAGCAGTAGCACGCTTGGAAGCTGACCTGCAAAAGCCCAATGTGGTCGGGTTGAAAATCTATCTGGGCTACTATCCATTCTACGCCTATGATAGCGTCTACGATCCCGTTTATGCGCTCGCAGCCAAATACCAGGTACCTGTCGTCTTTCACACCGGCGATACGTACTCGGAACGTGGGCTCTTAAAATACTCCCACCCTCTCACACTGGACGAGGTGGCGGTGAAGCATCGAGACGTCAATTTCATGATGGCCCATTTTGGCGATCCATGGGTACTCGATGGGGCAGAAGTCGTTTATAAAAACCGCAATATGTTTGCAGATCTCTCCGGCTTAATGGTCGGTGACGCAGCCAATTGCAAGCGACTCGCGGACTCCCCGCTCTTCTTCTCCCATCTGCGCCACGCAATTACCTATTGTGATCATTACGACAAGTTTTTGTTCGGAACAGACTGGCCGTTGGCGCCAGTGAAGCCATATATCCAGTTTGTACAGGAGCTGTTCCCAGCGGAGTATCACGAGGATGTGTTTTACAAGACAGCATTGACGGTGTTTCCCAAAATCAAGCCGTTGGTTGAGTAGACGATACGAATCCCATGTCTCTTCCTCTCGAAGAAACATGGGATTTTTCATTTGTTCAATAAAACTTCTTCTATTTACGACAAAAAACGACAGTTTTCGTATTATGATAGAATATGCGAGTTTGCTTATACAACATCAGTAATGGACAACCATGACCCAAAGCTTTCGCTAGTACAGATAGAGCAAGACTAGGTTTCTACTTTAATGGGGGAGGACATGTTTCCTTGAAGAAAAAAATTGCCTGGGTTACAGACAGCACCGCACTCATCCCTGATCACATCATGGAAGAGCATGACATCTACGTCGTTCCACTGGAGATTATCTTTGAAGATGGCACTTTTGAAGACGGCATTGATTTAGCGCCTGAACAGCTTTATCAAAAAATTGTACAGGCTAGTTATGCTCCCAAAACGTCACAGCCTTCCTTAGGAAAATTTGTGACGCTCTACGAACGATTAAAGGAAGAGTATGAATGCGCGATTGCTGTCCACCTCTCCTCTGATCTGAGTGGGACCTACAATTCAAGTGCAACAGCAGCCAAGATGGTAGACTTCCCTGTCGAGCCGGTAGATTCCAAGCTGATGTCGTACCCGATTACCTCGATCATCTTAAACGGAATCGAGCAAGCCAAAGAAGGAAAAGGCTATCAGGAGATTGCGGCTTCCTTGCGCGAGGAATACAAAAAGTTTGAGAACTATATCCTGGTTGGCAGTCTCGACCAGTTTTACAAGGGCGGCCGAATGACCGGTTTGCAATATTTCATCGGCAATCTGCTTCAGATCAAGCCGATTTTCCAAATTAAAGATGGGCTGTTTGAAGTATATGAAAAGGTTCGTACCGAAGGGAAAGCCGTCAAGCGCATGCTGGAACAGCTGGAGAAAGCCAAACAGAATTACACCGTGAAGCACGTGCAGATTTTGCATGGCAACGTTTTGGACAAAGCGCTGGAACTGAAAGAGAAAATTCAGAGCAAGTACTCCGATGTCGAGGTGTTGGTTGGACCGATCAGTTCCACGATTGGGGCGCATGCTGGGATGGGGACGCTGGCGTTGGCTTGGCGGAATGAGTAAGAGTTAAATGGGCCAGTCTCACATGCCGGTTTTTTCGGCAAAGAGCTGCCCCCTTTGCCTTTCATTTTGGCACAATTTCATCATGTTCCAACCTTGATCACGACATTCCCCTTCTTGCTCATCGTTCCATAAACTACCGCATCACACAAAAAAACACGCCGAGCTGGCGTGTTTTCGTTTTGGTGGCAAGGATACTATTTCGTTATACGTTTTCCAATAGCCTCCACGAGCTCCCTCGTTGTCTTGGGAAGATTGGATTTCAGAATGGAATTGATCATGGGGCCCTTCACACCATGGGCAGTGATGTCGAGACATCCCGTCATTTTCGTACGTGCCTCCCCCAAAGCTTTTGCTTGGAAGTAGCCATGTCCAGTGAAATTCCCGCTGATCCCCGTCAAGGTAAACCTCACCTCGGTCGGAGGCGTCCATTCGGTGATATCTACTTGCAGACTGATCGTTTTCTTCATGATGCCGATATCGCCTGTAAACGTCCAAGCGACACGTCGTTCATTGATTACCTCGTGGCTGATGTAGCCAGGTACCAGTGGAACCCAATTCTCCACTATACTCACAAACTGCCATACCGACCCAATGGGCTGGTTCAGCTCCACATCATGTATTCCTTGAGGCATGATTTGCTCATTCCTTCCCCCAGTGTTCTTTGGTATCTTGTTATGTTTATTGTCGGAACACGGGAGATATTTCAGGAATATGGCGGGTTAATCCCACCAAAAATACCACACATCCTGTTTCATTAAATAATCGGCATAATGCCCTATTGAAGGAAACTCATCCAAAACGTACTGACAAAAGATGAAATGCTCTTGTGCCAGCTTTAGGGCCTCCTGGTAGGTCTGCGGTCTTGAACCGGCTTGAAAAATCCAAGTATCCTCTGTCACAGCGAGAATCTTGATCCCATACGCCTCCTGCCAGTGCTTTACGATAACGGACTGATAAACAGGTAGTGGGCAGTCATTATAGCCGCCCATCGGGACCCACAACGGTGCTTCATAACCAGATGCTAGCGGCAATTCCATAACAATCAAGGAATCATCTTCTAACCGATCCTGAACCCATTTTTCACTTATGAGAAAGGACTCCATCTCTGTTTCACTGAGTTGTTCATTGATTAGCTCATGACCTTCCCATATAAGGGAATATGCCTTATAGATTTCTTCAAAGTTCTTCCCATCCAAATTTTTCAACTCGGATGAAATGTCTGTATACAACAGTCGAGATTTTACAATTTGCCGAAAGACATCCTCTACTAATAAATGATGAACCTCCTCTAGCTGGTTATGTACATAATCAGAGAGTGATCCTTCTTCGTCCACAGCTTCTTCTATCATCTCTAGTATATTATAGCTAGGCAGGACCAAAATGCTGTGCTTATCTTCCTTTGTAGCAGGTACCGAGAAGTCTTCCCCAGCAACCACTTCTATGTCACATTCTTTTAGGTAATTTGACAACTCTTCTACCATCGTCACACCTCTTTTTTTTGCATTTTTTCATACCGTATATCTTACCACATCTAACAGAAAAATCCTGCGTACCCTCTCTTAGATTCACTTTCGAGTTGGTCTTATTCTGGACGCAAAGTCAAAATAAAACCTGCGTCTACCGCCGGAAAACACCACAAGCAGACCGTGAATGAGGAGTACAAGCGAAATCACTACGATGACGCCAAAGGAGAAAAGGATAAGAAATGGATAAAAAGCCGACTCCATTAAACTCTCTATCTGACCGATTGCACTCGAGGTGTACATGAAAAACCAAGTGAAATACAGCGCAAGAAATCGCTTGAATAAAGCAATTCCGAATGGCTTCCCGGAATCTTCGTTCACCAGTCTGAACCGCAAAATCGCCGATCCAATCGTCTTTCCATTCCATAAAATTGGAATGAAATAGAAGCAAAGCAACATACCGAGCAAGGTACTGATCACCTCTGTCAGCCAGCCAACCGGAAGAAGAAAGCCAAACAAATCCGACAAGAACTGAACTGCAATACTGTCGATCAACAACGCCAGCAATTGCGGTACAGGGAGGACGATATCACTCTCCATGACACTTTCTCTTTTCGCTTCTATGCTTTTATTGGACGGAAACAAAGCCAGTATGATCGGAGCAATGAAAAATCCAAATAATACACCACTGCTGTTGAGTATAAGATCATCGACGTCGAACAGTCGATAGGGACAATTATAAATGCCATAAATCCCCGTTAATTGTGTGACCTCAAAGAAAAGCGACAACCCAAAACCAAGCCCCAAAGCCCGTTTCCAATATTCCCGCTTCTGGAAAAAGTACCGGAGATAAACGCCAAATGGGAGCAGTAGCAAAAAATTAAATGCGGCTTGCAAGAAAGCTCGTTCTGATATGAGTTGAATATAGCTGGATGGATGGGACCATACCATCGAAGTTTCCTTGAGAATATCACGGACAAAGGTAAAGGGAATCAGCGAATAATAAACCGTATTCTCTGCTTGCATCGCGCAAGTATCCCTCGTGTCTGGCAAAGGAAGCAGCACCAAAAACAAAGAGCAAAGCAAATAAAAAAGAAGGGAGGCGTTTAAAATGAACCTCCACCAACTAAAAAACCCATCTTTTCTATACGTGTAAATGAGCCAGGGAACAAACAATAAATAAGAACCTAGCATAAAAACAAGAAAAGCATATTGAATGGGAAATACGTACGATGACATGAGAGTACTCCTTTTACCTGTTGAGTAGCTGAGTAGCAGCCTTTTTCATAGTTGGATTTCAATCTTTGTTCCTAGCCCCAATAAACTATTCACCTTTATTTCTCCACCGTGCGCCACAATAATATCCCGCGCAATGGCCATACCCAGCCCGGAGCCTTTGTGCAGCTCTCCAGTATTCGTCCCCCGGTAGTAACGGTCAAAGATTCGATCGAGCTCCTGCTCTTTCATTCCTTTGCCGTTGTCCTCGATTCTGATCAGGGTACGCTGACCTTTCTCTACACTTACTTTGATGAGGACGGAAGGATCATTATGAACGATGGCATTGTAGATTAAATTGGTGATCGCTCTACGAATCAGAATTTCATCCGTATCCACTTTGATCATTTCATCGCTAAATCGGAATTCCATGTTCCTGTCTGCATATCTCGCATCGTTCAATGTATCAATGACGACATTTCGTAATAGGGTCACGATGTTCTTATTTGATTTGAGCAAGCGCAATTCTTTATTTTTTAGGCGGGCAGATAAATTCAGATCCTCAATGACGTCTTTCAAGTACAATGACTTTCGTTCAATAATCTCCGCAAACTCTCTCATTTCCTCACACGAAAAATCATACTCGGTGTCTTTCATCATTTCTGCGTAGCCTTGGATCGACGCTAATGGCGTTTTTAAATCGTGAGAGACATTGCCGATCCACTCTTCTCTCATTGCATCTAATTTTTTTCTTTCATTTTCCGCCGCTCTTAGTTCATGTGATAAATAATTGACATTATAGAAAACATCTTTATAGATGCCAATCGGTTCATAGTTGATATGGTATTCCTTATTAGCGAGCTTTCTTATTCCCTCTATGAGTGACAACAGTGGTTTCGTTAGTCTTTTGCTAAAAAAATATCCAACGATCAGCGCGATCAATCCGTCGACGGTCAGAACGAGAATGCTTCCTATGTTAAATACTTGCACGACCTCCCGGATATCATAGGACAATACGTGTCTTTGCAAATTTGGATTTTGAAACCCGATAAAGTAACTATAATGGCTGGAACCTGTTTGCTTCTCACCAATAAAGACCATCGTGTTCATATCAATTTCTTTGTATTTGTACATCTGGATAATGTCTATGGGCGCATATTTTTCTTTTATACCCACCGGCAATCGATAGCCAAAGATCTGTTTGCCATCTTCGTCTAGAATTTGTATCCATGCGTTATGCTGATCCAGCTCCGCTTTCCCTTTGTCTGTAAGCGTCGCCTGATGATTCGAAATGACAATTTGCTCATGGAAACGACTGGTTATTGCTTCAGCAGAGTTTCTCTTCTCGCTTATTGCAGTTTCATCCCACTCCGTTTGGATGGTGACCACGATCGACAAAACAAGAAGAACAATATTGCTTAGTACAACCAAAATGACAATCAAAACAACAGACGCCAGAAACCTCCCAGTCAACCTCCAATTCATCCACTATTCATCCTTTACCACCAGCTTATATCCCAAGCCCTTCACCGTTAACAGGTATGTTGGATTGGAAGGATCATCCTCTATTTTCTCTCGTAATTTTCTGATGTGTACCATCACGGTATTGTCAAAGCCAAAGAAATCTTCACCCCATACTTGGTAGTACAGCTTTTCTTTGCTGATAATTTGGTTAGGATGCTTGAGCAAATGGGTGAACAGCCCCAGCTCTTTCGGTTTCAATTCGATGATGGTTCCATGCTTTCGCAACTCGACCTTTTCTTCATCAAAGACAAATGGGCCGACCTTAATGATAGGATCCGCCTTTACTTGAACTTGCTGATATTCAGCTCTTCTTAATTGTGCTTTCACTCGATAGGCCACTTCTTTCGGACTGAACGGTTTGCCAATATAGTCGTCACCGCCGATGGCCAAGCCTACTAGTTTATCCACTTCTTCCGTTTTTGCGGATAGAAACAAGATCGGGACATGTGAGATACTTCTGATCTTTTTGCATACGTCATAGCCTTCCCCGTCTGGAAGCATAATATCCAAAATCACAACATCTGGATGCTTGTCTTGAAACTGCCCAAATCCTTCGGCTGCCGTTGAAGCCGTGTATACATTCTCGATGCCTTCCTTGATCAGAACCGTTTTCAACAGTTTGACGATATCCTCTTCATCGTCCACAATCAGTACTTTGCTCATGTAGAAGCCCCCTGCCAAAACTGAAATTATTGCTTATCCTTTCCTTGAACAAACAAGGATACACCGAAGCCATCCTTTAATGACTTCGGCATAACCTTCTACCTTCTTTAGTTTACTGCTGGATTGCCAATTTTTCTTTCGCTTTATCAGGCAGTTCGTCCACTTTCACTTCCTGATAGGAGGTAACTCCTTTTTCTTCTTTTACGAATACGCACAGATAGGCATCTTTACGCAGCTCTTTCATCGCCATAAAGTTGAGTGTTTTTTCTTCGCCATTTGCGTTATAGCCTTGCAGCGTATAATCGTACGAGACAAACTTCTCGCCGCTATCCAGTGTAACTTCATTCTTTTTCCCCTCTTTATTAATCTGAACATAATACTCATCTGCACCCAATCTGTTAAAATTCACGTTTTGAAGCAAGAGTACAGCTCCTATCATAAGAGCAAGTATGACTGATAATACGATGATGGTTGTCTTTTTCATAAATAGTCTCCTTTAAAAGTTTACGATTTTGTTTTCGTTACGATTTTGTAGTACGCATGGACGGTCAAGAAATAGTAGGCGGTGTACATGCATGTATAGATCGCCATACAAATCACCACAGGAACGACTAAGTTCATTTGCAACATCCGTGATAAAGGCGTTAGAGCGACGGCACTATGCGCGATACCAGCTAGCAAGGGAAGCGCGAATATGAACAAGACTTGTTTGGCAATGGTTTTTTTGATTTCTTTTTTTCTGACGCCGATTTTGTATAAAATCTCATATCGCCCTTTGTCTGCATGGGCTTCCGTTAGCTGTTTAAAGTAAATGATGCTACCAGTTGCAGCCAGGAAAACGAGTCCCAGAAATCCGCCCATAAAAATGAGTAAGCCGGAAGTTTCCAATCCTTGTGCATAGTCCTGATAGAAGCTTGCAAATCTTGCTTTTTCGGGTAAGATCGCTTGAATCTCTTTGGTTAATTGTTTGGCCTGATCTTCCTGCGTAATGGCATATGCTACCAAGCTCGCCTGATTCGCTTCTTGTTGCAAGCGGACGAACAGCTCATCGCTGACGACGATCGTCGAAAAGACCGTTTGCAGATTCAAGACGTTGTAATCCTTTCGATCCTTGATCGTTATAATCTCTTCGCCGCCCTTCGCTTTTAAAGGGAGCCTTTTCCCGACATATTGAGGGGAAATACCCTCGATGTAATAGGGGTCTAATAAAACGGCTTCCTGGGCTTGTAAGGAAATCACCTCGTCTTTTCCTTGTAATTGGGTCAATTGGTTGAATTCACGATTTGACATCACGGTATATGTCCGTTCATTACTTCCATCATCCAGATCACCAGTATCTACATCCATCTGAATAACCGGAATGGTTCGATGATAAAGAACTTCATGATTGGGATGCTTCGAAATCACTTCCTCCACCTGTTTGGTTACATGTCTGTCCGTAGCGATAAACATCATGCTGTTCGGATTCACCTTTTCGACGGTGCTTCTATTGTTGTAATACAAGCTGTATGCCGTTCCAACAGATGTGAGCGTCGTGGCGCTTAGTACAGCAATGATGGTTAACGTGCGGGCATTTCCTTTCATTCGATACAGTAGCTGAGAAATCCCTATTACGTTAATGCCATTCCAATAACTCTTCTTATGGTTTCTTAACCTTTTCAATAGCGTAACGCTGAAAACACCGAATAGGAGATACGTACCGAGAATGACGGTTAGTAAGATGAGGAGCGGCGTTGCCATTATCCCTACTTTTCTCCATATGGCTGACTCAAAGATGTTTTGCAGCGTAAGCCAATAACCAAAGCCAATCAACGCAACCGATAAGATAGCAGTGATCCAAGAAGTTCTTGGTTCTTTTTCGCTTTCTTGATCCGCGCGAAAGAGTTCGATTAATTTGAAGCGATAAATTAACCGATAGCCTTGGAGCGAATTTATGAACGTAATGATAGAGAAGACGGTGATCGTGTTTATCATTGCCTCGGATGAAACAGAGAAATTAGCGATGGCATCATAACCCATGACCTTCATTAATACCGCAACAAAAAACTTGGACAACACGGAACCAAGAGCAATTCCGATCAGGAGCGCGATGATTCCCATTATGAAGTTCTCGTAAAAAAGCATGCGGCCGATCTGCTTCTTGCGTACGCCTAGCAATGAGTAAAGCCCGACCTCCTTCTTGCGTTTGCGTGTGAAGAATGCGTTGGAATACCAGATAAAGATGGCCACGAAGATCATTAACACGACCGACGCTCCGCTAAATACAGAACTGATTTTATTCGACCCTTCGGCGGCCAGCTGAATCGTATCGTCATACTTTAAGGAAACAAACGTGAAGTAAATCACAATACTAAAAATCATCGAAGCAAAATAGATAAAATAGTTGGTGAAATTTTTTCGGATATTTTTTCTGGCAATGCTAAAGAGCGTCATGATACCCACCCCCAAGCGAAGCAAGAATCTCCAGTATCTTTTGGAAAAACTCCTTCCGGGACTGCTTTTCTTTGTGGAACTCGGTAAAGAGTTGACCATCCTTGATGAAAATAACCCGTTTACAGTAACTCGCCGCATACGCATCATGCGTGACCATCAGAATGGTAGATTGATTGGTTTCATTGAGTCTGCTTAAGCTTTCTAGCAAGCTTGCTGCCGATTTGGAATCAAGCGCACCTGTGGGTTCGTCCGCCAAAATGAGGCTTGGATTTGCCACGATGGCCCGCGAAGCCGCTGTCCGTTGTTTTTGACCCCCTGAAATATGGTAAGGGTATTTGTCTAAGATTTCCCGAATGCCGAACGTGTCCGCTATCTCGTTGACTCGCTTTTCGATTTCAGCGGCTGGCACCTTCGACAAGGCAAGCGGAAGCAAAATATTTTCTTTGACAGTCAACGTATCGAGAAGATTATAGTCTTGAAAAATAAAGCCCAGCTTATTCCGGCGAAAGTCTGATAATTGCTCTTCGTTCATGTAGACGATATTTTGATCAGCAATAACGACCTCACCCGAAGAGGGCATATCGATGGTCGAAAAAATATTGAGCAAGGTTGATTTTCCGGCTCCGGATGGGCCCATGATTCCGACAAATTCACCCTCTTGTATTTTTAAGTTAATATCTTGCAGGGCGGTATACACATTTCCTTTTGTGCCAAATGTTTTTTGCACGTGGATTGCTTCCAGAATGGTTTTCATATCGCTATCCTTTCAAATGCAACTCATTTTTTCGAACTACATTTATCATAGCGATCGAACCTTAGAGCATTTTTATTTAAACCTTATATAAACCTTAAAAATAGCATCCGAAAAGCAAAAAAGCGCCCTCCATCGGACGCCTCCCACGTTACTATTCAGGAACATACTTTGCTACTCTGCGTAGAACATGGAAAAATAAATCCCCGTTCCGACAGAAGTTTTTATTCCCTCTCCATCATGGAGACTTTTTGCCTGATTTCATTCAGAACTTCTTCCCAATGAAGCTTCATTTGCTCCCTTGTGCTACTGTTATCCAAATTCTCTTGATGAAAACTAATTGTCGTTCGGTCAGGCTTGTCGGATATCAGCCGGATTTGCAATGTGGACGGCTTTTCCCAATCCTTCATCGACCACTTCAAACGAAACTGCTGGAACGGCTTTACAACACGAAATTGACCCGATATTCCTTCGCTGGAAGTAAAGGTCTCCCCCTCGCTAAAGGTAAGGCTCGATACATGTCCAAGCCATAATTTCACCCCTTCAGACGAGGTTAAAAACGCCCATGTCTGTTCTTGACACCTACTTGGAAGCCTGTCGCTGCCGTTTGACCAACGATTTTGCTAGATTCGGTATTTGGATTCTTCATCGGGACACCTCGCCAATCCTATTTGTTCGCACGTGCTTTTCACGAATACCACAATCGCGTTTTTTACACCGTAAATTGTAAGCAATCGCCCATAAAATGTCACTCTTAAACAGAAGACCAACTCGTCGATAGTGTCGCAATTGGGCGATGATGGTTTGTTCTCCT
This genomic stretch from Brevibacillus sp. DP1.3A harbors:
- a CDS encoding ABC transporter ATP-binding protein, which gives rise to MKTILEAIHVQKTFGTKGNVYTALQDINLKIQEGEFVGIMGPSGAGKSTLLNIFSTIDMPSSGEVVIADQNIVYMNEEQLSDFRRNKLGFIFQDYNLLDTLTVKENILLPLALSKVPAAEIEKRVNEIADTFGIREILDKYPYHISGGQKQRTAASRAIVANPSLILADEPTGALDSKSAASLLESLSRLNETNQSTILMVTHDAYAASYCKRVIFIKDGQLFTEFHKEKQSRKEFFQKILEILASLGGGYHDAL
- a CDS encoding DUF4253 domain-containing protein yields the protein MVEELSNYLKECDIEVVAGEDFSVPATKEDKHSILVLPSYNILEMIEEAVDEEGSLSDYVHNQLEEVHHLLVEDVFRQIVKSRLLYTDISSELKNLDGKNFEEIYKAYSLIWEGHELINEQLSETEMESFLISEKWVQDRLEDDSLIVMELPLASGYEAPLWVPMGGYNDCPLPVYQSVIVKHWQEAYGIKILAVTEDTWIFQAGSRPQTYQEALKLAQEHFIFCQYVLDEFPSIGHYADYLMKQDVWYFWWD
- a CDS encoding YxeA family protein; protein product: MKKTTIIVLSVILALMIGAVLLLQNVNFNRLGADEYYVQINKEGKKNEVTLDSGEKFVSYDYTLQGYNANGEEKTLNFMAMKELRKDAYLCVFVKEEKGVTSYQEVKVDELPDKAKEKLAIQQ
- a CDS encoding ABC transporter permease, producing the protein MTLFSIARKNIRKNFTNYFIYFASMIFSIVIYFTFVSLKYDDTIQLAAEGSNKISSVFSGASVVLMIFVAIFIWYSNAFFTRKRKKEVGLYSLLGVRKKQIGRMLFYENFIMGIIALLIGIALGSVLSKFFVAVLMKVMGYDAIANFSVSSEAMINTITVFSIITFINSLQGYRLIYRFKLIELFRADQESEKEPRTSWITAILSVALIGFGYWLTLQNIFESAIWRKVGIMATPLLILLTVILGTYLLFGVFSVTLLKRLRNHKKSYWNGINVIGISQLLYRMKGNARTLTIIAVLSATTLTSVGTAYSLYYNNRSTVEKVNPNSMMFIATDRHVTKQVEEVISKHPNHEVLYHRTIPVIQMDVDTGDLDDGSNERTYTVMSNREFNQLTQLQGKDEVISLQAQEAVLLDPYYIEGISPQYVGKRLPLKAKGGEEIITIKDRKDYNVLNLQTVFSTIVVSDELFVRLQQEANQASLVAYAITQEDQAKQLTKEIQAILPEKARFASFYQDYAQGLETSGLLIFMGGFLGLVFLAATGSIIYFKQLTEAHADKGRYEILYKIGVRKKEIKKTIAKQVLFIFALPLLAGIAHSAVALTPLSRMLQMNLVVPVVICMAIYTCMYTAYYFLTVHAYYKIVTKTKS
- a CDS encoding VanZ family protein; this encodes MSSYVFPIQYAFLVFMLGSYLLFVPWLIYTYRKDGFFSWWRFILNASLLFYLLCSLFLVLLPLPDTRDTCAMQAENTVYYSLIPFTFVRDILKETSMVWSHPSSYIQLISERAFLQAAFNFLLLLPFGVYLRYFFQKREYWKRALGLGFGLSLFFEVTQLTGIYGIYNCPYRLFDVDDLILNSSGVLFGFFIAPIILALFPSNKSIEAKRESVMESDIVLPVPQLLALLIDSIAVQFLSDLFGFLLPVGWLTEVISTLLGMLLCFYFIPILWNGKTIGSAILRFRLVNEDSGKPFGIALFKRFLALYFTWFFMYTSSAIGQIESLMESAFYPFLILFSFGVIVVISLVLLIHGLLVVFSGGRRRFYFDFASRIRPTRK
- a CDS encoding sensor histidine kinase KdpD gives rise to the protein MNWRLTGRFLASVVLIVILVVLSNIVLLVLSIVVTIQTEWDETAISEKRNSAEAITSRFHEQIVISNHQATLTDKGKAELDQHNAWIQILDEDGKQIFGYRLPVGIKEKYAPIDIIQMYKYKEIDMNTMVFIGEKQTGSSHYSYFIGFQNPNLQRHVLSYDIREVVQVFNIGSILVLTVDGLIALIVGYFFSKRLTKPLLSLIEGIRKLANKEYHINYEPIGIYKDVFYNVNYLSHELRAAENERKKLDAMREEWIGNVSHDLKTPLASIQGYAEMMKDTEYDFSCEEMREFAEIIERKSLYLKDVIEDLNLSARLKNKELRLLKSNKNIVTLLRNVVIDTLNDARYADRNMEFRFSDEMIKVDTDEILIRRAITNLIYNAIVHNDPSVLIKVSVEKGQRTLIRIEDNGKGMKEQELDRIFDRYYRGTNTGELHKGSGLGMAIARDIIVAHGGEIKVNSLLGLGTKIEIQL
- a CDS encoding CoxG family protein; the encoded protein is MPQGIHDVELNQPIGSVWQFVSIVENWVPLVPGYISHEVINERRVAWTFTGDIGIMKKTISLQVDITEWTPPTEVRFTLTGISGNFTGHGYFQAKALGEARTKMTGCLDITAHGVKGPMINSILKSNLPKTTRELVEAIGKRITK
- a CDS encoding DegV family protein; protein product: MKKKIAWVTDSTALIPDHIMEEHDIYVVPLEIIFEDGTFEDGIDLAPEQLYQKIVQASYAPKTSQPSLGKFVTLYERLKEEYECAIAVHLSSDLSGTYNSSATAAKMVDFPVEPVDSKLMSYPITSIILNGIEQAKEGKGYQEIAASLREEYKKFENYILVGSLDQFYKGGRMTGLQYFIGNLLQIKPIFQIKDGLFEVYEKVRTEGKAVKRMLEQLEKAKQNYTVKHVQILHGNVLDKALELKEKIQSKYSDVEVLVGPISSTIGAHAGMGTLALAWRNE
- a CDS encoding response regulator transcription factor yields the protein MSKVLIVDDEEDIVKLLKTVLIKEGIENVYTASTAAEGFGQFQDKHPDVVILDIMLPDGEGYDVCKKIRSISHVPILFLSAKTEEVDKLVGLAIGGDDYIGKPFSPKEVAYRVKAQLRRAEYQQVQVKADPIIKVGPFVFDEEKVELRKHGTIIELKPKELGLFTHLLKHPNQIISKEKLYYQVWGEDFFGFDNTVMVHIRKLREKIEDDPSNPTYLLTVKGLGYKLVVKDE
- a CDS encoding amidohydrolase family protein, coding for MKIIDAHMHLSHIEEFKRTAAEKSFVDYSVAGLLQEYAENGVVLGIGMGLTETQPDGFPDVEAVTPMGLDLTDELPPQFVYCLGINPFKLDEAAVARLEADLQKPNVVGLKIYLGYYPFYAYDSVYDPVYALAAKYQVPVVFHTGDTYSERGLLKYSHPLTLDEVAVKHRDVNFMMAHFGDPWVLDGAEVVYKNRNMFADLSGLMVGDAANCKRLADSPLFFSHLRHAITYCDHYDKFLFGTDWPLAPVKPYIQFVQELFPAEYHEDVFYKTALTVFPKIKPLVE